In a genomic window of Gossypium arboreum isolate Shixiya-1 chromosome 9, ASM2569848v2, whole genome shotgun sequence:
- the LOC108452631 gene encoding transcription factor BEE 1-like isoform X2, with protein sequence MADFTTDMQNFKQSFSFMDIDPATMESLNQYGGELNQSVIDNSALNFQTFFPFSNETFFSNQVAEIAGNCRANPPSYFHDSNHKGSITTLSVAHSSFVTSRNEFHDSNKRKSLDLSESSYGNSSSPWIKRINNSGRGKRAKGNEKGENKPKDVVHVRARRGEATDSHSLAERVRRGKINERLRCLQDIVPGCYKTMGMAVMLDEIINYVQSLQNQVEFLSMKLTAASTYYDFNSDKDAVERMQREKAQGAKDEMDKFMREGDIERLACFHSSTWSSLT encoded by the exons ATGGCTGATTTCACAACAGATATGCAAAACTTTAAACAATCATTTTCTTTCATGGATATTGATCCTGCAACCATGGAGTCACTTAACCAATATGGTGGTGAGCTAAACCAAAGTGTTATAGACAATTCAGCCTTGAATTTCCAAACCTTTTTCCCTTTCTCCAATGAAACCTTCTTTAGCAACCAAGTAGCTGAAATCGCAGGCAATTGCAGAGCAAACCCACCAAGTTATTTCCATGATAGCAACCACAAGGGTTCAATTACAACACTATCAGTTGCTCACTCATCTTTTGTCACTTCCAGAAATGAATTCCATGACAGCAATAAGAGAAAATCATTGGACTTATCAGAAAGTAGTTATGGGAATTCATCATCACCTTGGATCAAGAGAATAAAT AATTCGGGAAGAGGGAAAAGAGCAAAGGGTAATGAAAAGGGAGAAAATAAACCAAAAGACGTGGTTCATGTCAGAGCTAGAAGAGGTGAAGCTACTGATAGTCACAGTTTAGCAGAAAGG GTTAGAAGAGGGAAAATTAATGAGAGACTAAGATGCTTGCAAGATATTGTCCCAGGATGCTATAAG ACAATGGGCATGGCAGTCATGTTAGATGAGATCATCAATTATGTCCAGTCCTTGCAGAATCAAGTTGAG TTTCTTTCAATGAAGCTAACAGCAGCAAGCACTTATTATGACTTCAACTCAGACAAGGATGCCGTGGAAAGAATGCAG AGGGAAAAAGCACAGGGGGCAAAAGATGAAATGGACAAATTTATGAGAGAAGGAGATATTGAAAGACTAGCTTGCTTCCACTCATCAACATGGTCCTCTTTGACTTAA
- the LOC108452631 gene encoding transcription factor BEE 1-like isoform X1, producing MADFTTDMQNFKQSFSFMDIDPATMESLNQYGGELNQSVIDNSALNFQTFFPFSNETFFSNQVAEIAGNCRANPPSYFHDSNHKGSITTLSVAHSSFVTSRNEFHDSNKRKSLDLSESSYGNSSSPWIKRINNSGRGKRAKGNEKGENKPKDVVHVRARRGEATDSHSLAERVRRGKINERLRCLQDIVPGCYKTMGMAVMLDEIINYVQSLQNQVEFLSMKLTAASTYYDFNSDKDAVERMQVLPREKAQGAKDEMDKFMREGDIERLACFHSSTWSSLT from the exons ATGGCTGATTTCACAACAGATATGCAAAACTTTAAACAATCATTTTCTTTCATGGATATTGATCCTGCAACCATGGAGTCACTTAACCAATATGGTGGTGAGCTAAACCAAAGTGTTATAGACAATTCAGCCTTGAATTTCCAAACCTTTTTCCCTTTCTCCAATGAAACCTTCTTTAGCAACCAAGTAGCTGAAATCGCAGGCAATTGCAGAGCAAACCCACCAAGTTATTTCCATGATAGCAACCACAAGGGTTCAATTACAACACTATCAGTTGCTCACTCATCTTTTGTCACTTCCAGAAATGAATTCCATGACAGCAATAAGAGAAAATCATTGGACTTATCAGAAAGTAGTTATGGGAATTCATCATCACCTTGGATCAAGAGAATAAAT AATTCGGGAAGAGGGAAAAGAGCAAAGGGTAATGAAAAGGGAGAAAATAAACCAAAAGACGTGGTTCATGTCAGAGCTAGAAGAGGTGAAGCTACTGATAGTCACAGTTTAGCAGAAAGG GTTAGAAGAGGGAAAATTAATGAGAGACTAAGATGCTTGCAAGATATTGTCCCAGGATGCTATAAG ACAATGGGCATGGCAGTCATGTTAGATGAGATCATCAATTATGTCCAGTCCTTGCAGAATCAAGTTGAG TTTCTTTCAATGAAGCTAACAGCAGCAAGCACTTATTATGACTTCAACTCAGACAAGGATGCCGTGGAAAGAATGCAGGTGCTTCct AGGGAAAAAGCACAGGGGGCAAAAGATGAAATGGACAAATTTATGAGAGAAGGAGATATTGAAAGACTAGCTTGCTTCCACTCATCAACATGGTCCTCTTTGACTTAA
- the LOC108452083 gene encoding uncharacterized protein LOC108452083: MQKQALVILFYNLSSSSLLLLLFLYYSSILLAKFFYFIGSYSLLQRNRNGYDYSMFSEEEEEEEEEEEEEEDYCVERYNYKANCMENDHLVADIIHGGESLIFLPDSSFQRPRNDVHDDQLITSEDQEYASCYTEQSPSSDSEHHHDDDDTDLFDHEEIPTKDGDSLDNFDDGPTPIVSPMDKSDVDNDEDGDENFSNQKIKQRVQTDFSSDKFFVIGPTVESKKLVGEEQDNNEPIYGDSYTIGSTSKSSSEWRSSINCRDSGTEDPFSSSSRRSCPKWESYTVFQKYDEEMMFLDRISAQKLQETESLRSIQACPRSISERIVHKFATMNRKPSDIRQNPYHELESAYVAQICLTWEALNWNYKNFEHKRASRKDFDCPAIIAQQFQQFQVLLQRYIENEPYEQGRRPEVYARMRLLAPKLLLVPEYRDYEEDERDEGFGPRISAETFVVIMEDGIQTFMNFLKADKEKPCQLIKKFFGMKRRGSVDPTLLQLMKKVNAKKRMKLKDLKRAKKCIRRRKVKVEKEMDILMGLIDLKVVSRVLRMTDLTEQQLHWCEEKMSKVRISEGQLHRDSSTLFFPAH; encoded by the exons ATGCAAAAGCAAGCTTTGGTTATATTGTTTTACAACCTCTCAAGCTCATCTTTGCTTCTCCTTCTCTTTCTATACTACTCATCAATTTTGCTTGCCAAGTTCTTCTACTTCATTGGAAGTTACTCGCTTCTCCAAAG GAATCGAAATGGATATGATTACAGTATGTTctctgaagaagaagaagaagaagaagaagaagaagaagaagaagaagattatTGTGTTGAAAGGTATAACTACAAGGCCAACTGCATGGAAAATGACCACCTTGTGGCTGACATAATTCATGGTGGTGAATCACTTATTTTCCTGCCGGACAGCAGCTTTCAAAGACCTCGAAATGATGTCCATGATGATCAGCTCATCACGAGTGAGGATCAAGAATATGCAAGTTGTTACACTGAACAGTCACCTAGTTCAGATTCTGAACACCATCATGATGATGATGATACAGATTTGTTTGATCATGAAGAGATCCCAACAAAAGATGGCGATTCACTTGACAATTTTGATGATGGTCCCACTCCTATAGTCTCACCAATGGACAAAAGTGATGTGGACAATGATGAAGATGGTGATG AAAATTTCAGTAATCAAAAAATCAAACAAAGGGTGCAAACAGATTTTTCAAGTGACAAGTTTTTTGTTATAGGACCAACAGTGGAGTCTAAGAAGTTAGTAGGTGAGGAGCAGGATAATAATGAACCAATCTATGGTGACTCTTACACAATAGGCTCAACATCAAAGAGCTCATCTGAGTGGAGAAGCTCAATAAATTGCAGAGATTCAGGGACTGAAGATCCATTTTCATCTTCCTCAAGAAGAAGTTGTCCCAAATGGGAATCCTACACTGTGTTCCAAAAATATGATGAAGAGATGATGTTCCTTGACAGAATCAGTGCACAAAAGCTCCAAGAAACAG AATCACTGAGGTCCATCCAAGCTTGCCCAAGATCAATATCTGAGAGAATAGTCCACAAGTTTGCGACAATGAACAGAAAACCATCAGATATCAGACAGAATCCATATCATGAACTGGAATCTGCATACGTTGCTCAAATTTGCTTGACTTGGGAAGCTCTTAACTGGAACTATAAGAACTTTGAACATAAAAGAGCCTCTAGAAAAGATTTCGACTGTCCTGCCATCATTGCTCAACAGTTTCAACAATTCCAAGTTCTTTTACAAAGATACATCGAAAATGAGCCTTATGAACAAGGGCGTAGACCCGAGGTGTATGCCAGGATGAGGCTTTTGGCCCCAAAGTTGCTTCTGGTTCCTGAATATCGAG ATTATGAGGAAGATGAAAGAGATGAAGGGTTTGGGCCAAGAATATCAGCAGAAACATTTGTGGTGATAATGGAGGATGGAATCCAAACCTTCATGAATTTTCTCAAGGCAGACAAGGAGAAACCATGTCAACTCATTAAAAAATTCTTTGGGATGAAGAGAAGAGGCTCAGTTGACCCTACACTCCTTCAGCTTATGAAAAAAGTTAATGCTAAA AAAAGGATGAAGCTTAAAGACCTTAAAAGGGCTAAGAAATGCATAAGGAGAAGGAAAGTGAAGGTGGAGAAAGAGATGGACATATTGATGGGTCTGATTGACCTAAAAGTGGTGTCAAGGGTTTTGAGAATGACTGATCTAACTGAACAACAATTGCATTGGTGTGAGGAGAAGATGAGCAAAGTCAGGATTTCAGAAGGCCAACTCCATAGAGATTCCTCTACCCTTTTTTTCCCAGCTCACTAA
- the LOC108489916 gene encoding uncharacterized protein LOC108489916 isoform X2: MGRFEEGGFDSVVCPKPIRTFRWSTNCYQTEMADSKAGAELLDIILSEGGYGAENPSDQMASSPPYFCGSPPSRASNPVIQDARFNDEQPVLPPLTSPGPSSRGGCVRVKFGQMPAAVRIEGFDCLTRDGRHRRISAVA; encoded by the exons ATGGGAAGATTTGAAGAGGGAGGATTCGATTCAGTGGTTTGCCCTAAGCCTATACGAACCTTTAGATGGTCTACCAA CTGTTATCAGACTGAGATGGCTGATTCAAAAGCTGGTGCAGAGCTTCTTGATATAATCCTCTCCGAG GGAGGGTATGGGGCCGAGAACCCCAGCGACCAAATGGCTTCATCACCACCGTATTTCTGTGGATCACCGCCGAGCAGGGCGTCGAATCCGGTAATCCAAGATGCCCGATTCAACGACGAGCAGCCGGTGCTACCTCCACTAACATCCCCGGGACCCTCCTCAAGGGGAGGATGCGTGAGGGTGAAATTCGGGCAGATGCCAGCTGCTGTACGAATCGAGGGATTTGATTGCCTCACCAGAGATGGCCGCCATCGCAGAATCTCCGCCGTGGCTTAA
- the LOC108489916 gene encoding uncharacterized protein LOC108489916 isoform X1 — protein sequence MGRFEEGGFDSVVCPKPIRTFRWSTNSCYQTEMADSKAGAELLDIILSEGGYGAENPSDQMASSPPYFCGSPPSRASNPVIQDARFNDEQPVLPPLTSPGPSSRGGCVRVKFGQMPAAVRIEGFDCLTRDGRHRRISAVA from the exons ATGGGAAGATTTGAAGAGGGAGGATTCGATTCAGTGGTTTGCCCTAAGCCTATACGAACCTTTAGATGGTCTACCAA CAGCTGTTATCAGACTGAGATGGCTGATTCAAAAGCTGGTGCAGAGCTTCTTGATATAATCCTCTCCGAG GGAGGGTATGGGGCCGAGAACCCCAGCGACCAAATGGCTTCATCACCACCGTATTTCTGTGGATCACCGCCGAGCAGGGCGTCGAATCCGGTAATCCAAGATGCCCGATTCAACGACGAGCAGCCGGTGCTACCTCCACTAACATCCCCGGGACCCTCCTCAAGGGGAGGATGCGTGAGGGTGAAATTCGGGCAGATGCCAGCTGCTGTACGAATCGAGGGATTTGATTGCCTCACCAGAGATGGCCGCCATCGCAGAATCTCCGCCGTGGCTTAA